A window of Fictibacillus halophilus contains these coding sequences:
- a CDS encoding LacI family DNA-binding transcriptional regulator — MNPTIKDVAKHANVSIATVSRIVNGLPGYSEETKKKVQRSIEALGYQPNAIARGLINKRTQTIGVLFPDVSGMLSSEVLEGVENAAHDGGFSVIVCNTTSSGKRTVKYLRLLQEKRVDGIIFASEDVKEEYYKIFQEMKVPVVLVSTASPKYDLPFVRVNDFDGAFQATEYLIRKGHKEIGMIGGSDEDPIAGVPRMQGFQKALESNGLSFTENHITKNEGYRFQNGKESLPSLLKKLPGMTALFAASDEMAIGAMSAAHQLGIKVPEELSIIGYDNLKIAEMCYPPLTTVSQPLKDMGQTSGEMLVSLIKGEQQEAKSRYMPFSIVERQSVSDFHDK, encoded by the coding sequence TTGAATCCGACAATAAAAGATGTCGCCAAGCATGCGAACGTTTCAATCGCTACAGTTTCTCGGATTGTGAATGGATTGCCTGGCTATTCGGAGGAAACGAAAAAAAAAGTACAGCGATCCATCGAAGCACTCGGCTATCAACCTAACGCGATCGCACGAGGACTCATAAACAAGCGAACACAGACGATCGGAGTTCTTTTTCCAGACGTGTCTGGAATGCTTTCATCAGAAGTATTAGAAGGTGTAGAGAATGCTGCACACGACGGAGGATTCAGCGTAATCGTCTGCAACACGACTTCAAGTGGAAAGAGAACCGTAAAGTATTTAAGGCTTCTGCAGGAAAAAAGAGTAGATGGCATCATCTTTGCTTCAGAAGATGTAAAAGAAGAGTACTATAAAATTTTTCAAGAGATGAAGGTACCTGTTGTCCTCGTGTCCACGGCGTCACCCAAATACGATCTTCCGTTTGTTCGGGTGAATGATTTTGATGGAGCGTTTCAAGCTACAGAGTATTTAATCCGAAAAGGGCATAAAGAGATTGGTATGATTGGGGGCAGCGACGAGGATCCAATAGCGGGAGTACCAAGGATGCAAGGATTTCAAAAAGCTCTTGAAAGCAATGGTCTTTCTTTTACCGAGAATCATATTACAAAGAATGAGGGTTATCGTTTTCAAAACGGAAAAGAATCACTGCCTTCTTTACTAAAAAAACTTCCAGGTATGACTGCATTATTCGCAGCAAGTGATGAGATGGCCATTGGAGCAATGTCTGCAGCGCATCAGTTGGGTATAAAGGTTCCAGAGGAATTATCAATCATTGGATACGATAACTTGAAGATTGCTGAGATGTGTTATCCTCCACTAACGACCGTTTCTCAGCCGTTAAAGGATATGGGACAGACCTCAGGTGAGATGCTAGTCAGTTTGATTAAAGGTGAACAACAAGAAGCAAAAAGCCGTTATATGCCTTTTTCGATTGTGGAAAGGCAATCAGTCAGTGATTTTCATGACAAGTAA
- a CDS encoding ThuA domain-containing protein, whose amino-acid sequence MIKVTVWNENRHEQKNPVVKEIYPKGIHGAIQEFLEKAGHDVNTATLDDAQHGLTDEVLNNTDVLVWWGHLAHDEVEDEIVNKVYQRVLDGMGLLVLHSGHFSKIFKKLMGTSCDLKWREADEKERIWIVNPSHPIANGLGEYIELEKEEMYGEHFDIPAPDDLVFVSWFEGGEVFRSGAAYNRGKGKVFYFRPGHETYPTYYNEDVQKVITNAVSFLAPSGSEAPKYGNAKPLEAIGAK is encoded by the coding sequence ATGATTAAAGTAACAGTTTGGAATGAAAACCGCCATGAGCAGAAAAATCCGGTAGTAAAAGAAATTTATCCAAAAGGAATACATGGTGCGATCCAAGAATTCCTTGAAAAAGCAGGACATGATGTGAACACAGCGACACTTGATGACGCTCAGCATGGTTTAACAGACGAAGTATTAAACAACACGGATGTTTTAGTATGGTGGGGTCACTTAGCTCATGACGAAGTAGAAGATGAGATCGTTAATAAAGTGTATCAACGTGTTCTTGATGGAATGGGCTTGCTCGTCCTTCATTCTGGTCACTTCTCTAAAATATTTAAAAAGTTGATGGGAACTTCTTGTGACCTAAAGTGGCGCGAAGCTGATGAAAAGGAACGCATTTGGATCGTTAACCCTAGCCACCCGATAGCAAATGGTCTTGGTGAATACATCGAGCTTGAAAAAGAAGAGATGTATGGAGAGCATTTTGATATTCCTGCTCCTGATGATCTTGTATTTGTTAGCTGGTTTGAAGGAGGAGAAGTGTTCCGATCAGGTGCTGCTTACAATCGTGGCAAAGGAAAAGTATTTTATTTCCGTCCGGGACATGAAACGTATCCAACGTATTATAACGAAGATGTGCAAAAAGTGATCACGAATGCTGTATCATTCTTAGCTCCTTCAGGCAGTGAAGCTCCAAAATACGGAAATGCAAAACCACTTGAAGCAATCGGAGCAAAGTAA
- a CDS encoding Gfo/Idh/MocA family protein, whose product MTIKVGIIGCGSIAQHRHLPEYAANQEVEIVAVCDIVKERAESTQAVYGGKIFTDYNELLALEEVEAVSVCTPNFLHAPISIAALNAGKHVLCEKPMATSLQEAEEMIAAAEKSGKTLMIGHNQRFVPAHQKARELIASGELGKVYSFRTAFGHPGPEGWSVDGASSWFFKKDEAFIGAMGDLGVHKTDLIRYILGEEIAEVGAFVETSAKEFASVDDTAVCVLKTESGIIGTLAASWSYTAKEDNSTIIYGEKGILRLEDDPKYSLVAQYTNGNVVRYEMGAIQTNENQSNSHVVDHFIEAIETGHAPLITGEEGKRSLAVILAALESNEKKTIEKVKTGVHA is encoded by the coding sequence ATGACAATTAAAGTTGGAATTATCGGTTGCGGTAGTATCGCACAACATCGTCATCTTCCAGAATATGCGGCCAATCAAGAAGTAGAGATCGTTGCTGTTTGTGACATCGTAAAAGAGCGTGCTGAATCAACACAAGCAGTTTACGGAGGGAAGATTTTTACGGATTATAATGAGCTTCTTGCTCTTGAAGAAGTAGAGGCAGTGAGTGTTTGTACACCAAACTTTCTGCATGCACCAATTTCAATCGCAGCATTAAATGCAGGAAAGCATGTTTTATGTGAAAAACCGATGGCTACTTCTCTTCAAGAAGCAGAGGAAATGATTGCTGCAGCAGAAAAGAGCGGAAAGACGTTAATGATCGGACACAATCAGCGCTTTGTTCCGGCGCATCAAAAAGCACGAGAGCTTATTGCGTCAGGCGAGTTAGGCAAAGTTTACAGCTTCCGTACTGCTTTTGGTCACCCAGGACCTGAAGGCTGGAGTGTGGACGGTGCGAGCAGCTGGTTCTTTAAAAAGGATGAAGCGTTTATCGGAGCTATGGGAGACCTTGGCGTTCATAAAACAGACTTGATCCGATACATTTTAGGTGAAGAGATTGCAGAAGTAGGTGCTTTTGTTGAGACGAGCGCAAAAGAGTTTGCTTCGGTTGATGATACAGCCGTTTGTGTGTTGAAAACAGAGAGCGGAATCATCGGAACATTGGCGGCTAGCTGGTCTTACACGGCAAAAGAAGATAACTCTACGATTATTTATGGTGAAAAAGGTATCCTTCGATTAGAAGATGATCCGAAATATTCATTAGTCGCACAATACACGAATGGAAATGTTGTACGCTATGAAATGGGTGCGATTCAAACGAATGAGAACCAATCAAATTCACATGTGGTAGATCACTTTATTGAAGCGATTGAAACAGGTCATGCTCCTCTTATCACGGGTGAAGAAGGAAAACGTTCATTGGCAGTAATTCTAGCTGCTTTAGAATCGAACGAAAAGAAAACGATCGAGAAAGTTAAAACAGGAGTTCACGCATGA
- a CDS encoding Gfo/Idh/MocA family protein: MKLRVGIIGAGGIAQGRHIPAFQSLGEKAEVTAISDVNVDAAKSVAEKFHVPNYFTSYVEMWPHVDAVVICTPNKFHREITVAALDAGKHVLCEKPMAMTVEECAEMVEAEKRSGKVLSIAYHYRYMKESQAAKRIMEAGEVGNPLVVRVQALRRRKVPGWGVFTNKELQGGGSLIDYGCHLLDLTLWLLDNPIVSEVSGQTYNTVSREAEQVNQWGSFDAETFEVDDHVTAYIRLANGGTILFETSWAANIPDDAELLRISGDKGGLDVFPFAVNKAVNGMMTTTKADWILGEDDPGRPQAENFVDSCLGKAKPLVSAEEAMNTSRVIEAIYASSLMGKGIQLGNEKGVK; encoded by the coding sequence ATGAAACTAAGAGTTGGAATCATCGGGGCAGGCGGTATTGCACAAGGCCGACATATCCCCGCTTTTCAAAGTTTAGGTGAAAAAGCAGAAGTTACTGCCATTAGTGATGTAAACGTGGATGCTGCAAAAAGTGTTGCTGAAAAATTTCACGTACCGAACTATTTTACGAGTTATGTAGAGATGTGGCCACATGTAGATGCGGTTGTGATCTGTACGCCTAACAAGTTTCATAGAGAGATCACAGTTGCAGCATTGGATGCTGGTAAACACGTTCTTTGTGAGAAACCGATGGCAATGACCGTTGAAGAATGTGCTGAAATGGTAGAAGCAGAAAAACGATCTGGAAAAGTATTGTCCATCGCTTATCATTATCGCTACATGAAGGAGTCACAAGCTGCAAAACGAATCATGGAGGCAGGAGAAGTTGGTAATCCTCTTGTTGTTCGTGTACAAGCGCTTAGAAGAAGAAAAGTCCCAGGTTGGGGCGTTTTTACAAACAAAGAGCTTCAAGGTGGCGGCAGCTTGATCGACTATGGGTGTCATCTGTTGGATCTAACACTTTGGCTTTTAGACAACCCGATTGTGAGTGAAGTATCTGGTCAAACCTATAACACAGTCAGTCGTGAAGCTGAGCAAGTGAACCAATGGGGTTCGTTTGATGCAGAAACATTTGAAGTAGATGACCACGTCACGGCATATATTCGTCTCGCAAATGGAGGGACAATTCTGTTTGAAACATCGTGGGCAGCAAATATTCCAGATGATGCAGAACTGCTTCGTATTTCGGGTGATAAAGGCGGACTCGATGTATTTCCGTTTGCGGTGAACAAAGCAGTAAACGGTATGATGACGACAACAAAAGCAGATTGGATCCTTGGAGAGGATGATCCTGGCCGTCCTCAAGCAGAGAACTTTGTTGATAGCTGTTTAGGTAAAGCTAAACCTCTTGTAAGTGCTGAGGAAGCCATGAATACTTCACGGGTGATCGAAGCGATCTATGCAAGTAGTCTTATGGGAAAAGGCATTCAACTAGGAAACGAAAAAGGAGTGAAGTAA
- a CDS encoding sugar phosphate isomerase/epimerase family protein encodes MKLGVFTVLFSQKSFTDMLDYVKEAGVQAVEIGTGNYPGNAHCPLDELLQSEEKRSQYLHEVEKRGLTISAFSCHGNPLSPDEAFAKESHDTFVKTVELAGLMNVPVVNCFSGVPGDSESAKYPNWPVSPWPNEYSDVLKWQWEEKLIPYWRTWGQFAKEHGVKIGLELHGGFLVHTPYTLLKLREETCDAIGANLDPSHLWWQGIDPVAAIKILGKAGAIHHFHAKDTYLDQDNINMHGLTDMQPYGAVQNRAWSFRSVGCGHSVQDWSDMMSALRTYGYDYVVSIEHEDPIMSIDEGFNRAVKNLQSILITEQPAEMWWV; translated from the coding sequence ATGAAATTAGGTGTGTTTACGGTTCTGTTTTCACAAAAATCATTTACAGACATGCTTGACTATGTGAAAGAGGCTGGCGTACAAGCCGTAGAAATTGGAACGGGTAACTATCCAGGGAACGCTCATTGTCCGCTTGATGAACTTCTTCAGAGTGAAGAGAAACGTTCGCAGTATCTTCATGAAGTAGAAAAGCGCGGTTTGACGATCTCAGCCTTCAGTTGTCACGGTAATCCGTTATCACCAGACGAAGCTTTTGCAAAAGAATCACACGATACTTTTGTTAAAACCGTTGAACTTGCTGGACTGATGAATGTACCAGTTGTAAACTGCTTCTCAGGTGTTCCCGGTGACTCCGAGAGTGCAAAATATCCGAACTGGCCAGTTTCACCTTGGCCGAACGAATACAGCGATGTGTTGAAGTGGCAATGGGAAGAGAAGTTGATTCCATATTGGCGCACGTGGGGTCAATTTGCAAAAGAGCATGGAGTGAAAATTGGACTAGAGCTTCACGGCGGATTCTTAGTGCATACTCCATATACCTTGCTAAAATTACGTGAAGAAACATGTGACGCAATTGGTGCGAACCTTGATCCATCACACCTTTGGTGGCAAGGTATCGATCCAGTAGCCGCGATCAAAATTCTTGGAAAAGCTGGAGCGATACATCACTTCCACGCTAAAGACACATATCTAGATCAAGATAATATCAACATGCACGGATTAACGGACATGCAGCCATACGGAGCTGTTCAAAATCGAGCATGGAGCTTCCGCTCAGTAGGCTGCGGTCACTCTGTTCAGGATTGGTCTGACATGATGAGTGCACTTCGTACGTACGGTTATGATTATGTAGTAAGCATCGAGCATGAAGATCCAATCATGTCGATCGATGAAGGATTCAATCGCGCGGTAAAGAACCTTCAGTCTATCCTCATCACCGAGCAGCCAGCCGAGATGTGGTGGGTCTAG
- the proS gene encoding proline--tRNA ligase — protein MAKEFVKNVTSMQDDFAQWYTDVVTKAELIDYSSVRGSMILRPYGYAIWENIQKELDKQIKATGHENVYMPLFIPESLLQKEKDHIEGFAPEVAWVTHGGEEKLTERLCVRPTSEVLFAEHFKNIIHSHRDLPKLYNQWSNVVRWEKTTRPFLRTLEFLWQEGHTCHETDEEAHEETIRMLNVYADLCEEFLAIPVVKGQKTEKEKFAGAKYTYTIESLMHDGKALQSGTSHHLGDGFAKAFGIEFTNREGKLQTVQQTSWGFTTRIIGAMIMVHGDDRGLVVPPKIAPTQLMIVPIAQHKEGVLDFAYDLKDKLSQTIRTRIDASDKKPGWKFNEYEMKGIPLRLEVGPRDIEQGQVILVRRDTGEKETVSLQDLELHIHNTLNDIQCNLLKKARAHREHQTTTVTTFDAFKNELTEKGGFIKAMWCGDEACESFIKDETGATSRCIPFEQEKLSEKCVCCDQQAKHLVYWAKAY, from the coding sequence ATGGCTAAGGAATTTGTAAAGAATGTTACGAGTATGCAAGACGATTTTGCACAATGGTATACAGATGTTGTCACAAAAGCAGAACTTATTGATTATTCAAGCGTTCGCGGTTCGATGATTTTAAGACCTTACGGCTATGCTATATGGGAAAACATCCAAAAGGAACTTGATAAGCAAATCAAAGCTACAGGCCATGAAAATGTTTATATGCCACTTTTTATTCCGGAAAGTCTACTTCAAAAAGAGAAAGACCATATTGAAGGATTTGCGCCTGAAGTAGCATGGGTAACACATGGGGGAGAAGAAAAGCTTACAGAACGCCTTTGCGTTCGTCCGACATCTGAAGTTCTTTTTGCCGAGCATTTTAAAAACATCATCCATTCACATCGCGATCTTCCAAAGCTCTATAATCAGTGGTCAAACGTTGTGAGATGGGAAAAGACCACTAGACCTTTTCTTCGTACTCTTGAGTTCCTCTGGCAGGAAGGACATACGTGCCATGAAACAGATGAAGAGGCACACGAGGAAACAATTCGTATGCTTAACGTATACGCTGATCTCTGTGAGGAATTCCTAGCAATACCGGTCGTTAAGGGTCAAAAAACGGAAAAAGAAAAATTTGCTGGAGCAAAATACACTTATACGATTGAAAGCCTTATGCATGATGGAAAGGCGTTGCAATCTGGAACTTCTCATCATTTAGGAGATGGATTTGCAAAAGCTTTCGGTATCGAGTTTACGAACAGAGAAGGTAAACTACAGACTGTTCAGCAGACATCTTGGGGCTTTACGACTCGTATCATTGGTGCGATGATCATGGTCCATGGCGATGACCGTGGGCTAGTAGTTCCTCCAAAGATAGCACCAACTCAACTCATGATCGTTCCGATTGCCCAACACAAAGAAGGTGTTCTCGATTTTGCTTACGATTTAAAAGATAAGCTATCACAGACCATTCGAACAAGAATTGATGCTAGTGATAAAAAGCCAGGCTGGAAATTTAATGAGTATGAGATGAAAGGAATCCCTCTACGTCTAGAGGTTGGTCCGCGAGACATTGAACAAGGGCAAGTGATATTAGTTCGTCGGGATACAGGGGAAAAGGAAACAGTTTCTCTGCAAGATTTAGAATTACACATTCACAATACACTAAATGATATTCAGTGTAACTTGTTAAAAAAGGCAAGGGCTCATAGAGAACATCAAACAACGACAGTCACTACATTTGATGCATTCAAAAACGAACTAACTGAAAAAGGCGGGTTCATTAAAGCGATGTGGTGTGGTGATGAGGCTTGTGAAAGTTTTATAAAAGATGAAACAGGGGCAACATCAAGGTGTATACCGTTTGAACAAGAAAAGCTCTCAGAAAAGTGCGTTTGCTGTGATCAACAAGCAAAACACCTCGTCTACTGGGCAAAAGCATATTAA
- a CDS encoding PadR family transcriptional regulator, whose product MSELIFSLKTELRRGTLTLAVLSQLQTPQYGYSLAQRLEENNVTIDQSTLYPLLRRLEKQELLTSEWDTTESRPRKYYLLSELGQEVFKQLKEEWHNTSMQLNSML is encoded by the coding sequence ATGAGCGAATTAATTTTCTCTCTAAAGACAGAACTGCGAAGAGGAACGTTAACTTTAGCAGTTTTAAGCCAGCTCCAAACGCCGCAATACGGGTATTCACTCGCGCAGCGGTTAGAAGAGAACAACGTAACGATTGATCAAAGCACCCTGTATCCACTACTTAGAAGACTCGAAAAGCAAGAGCTGTTGACGAGCGAATGGGATACAACAGAGAGCCGACCTAGAAAATATTATCTTCTGAGCGAGTTAGGTCAAGAAGTGTTCAAGCAACTGAAAGAAGAATGGCATAACACGTCCATGCAATTAAATTCGATGTTATAA
- a CDS encoding HAAS signaling domain-containing protein, which translates to MNLIEMYISEVTQRLPEKIRDDIALELRSTIEDMLPDQHTDKDVEEVLMKLGDPVKLASEYNNKPRYLIGPMFYESYINVLIVATIISVVISSLMLFVNGMITFEGDKSLFTLMAFIGQLCLKMFLSSLNVLFQVFFWVTIVFIILERTEVSNGDLYNWKKKAWSPSDLYQLKKVVTKRQIPKAEVFFSLFWTALWAIILFNSSEMIGWYEQSGKGLEGLTLKAPLFNEEVLFSYAPFIVLLILIEVGLAIYKFFIGRWTNLLASLNLIYHFISVGLLCFMLTDETLYNKSFIEKLYETVPNVPAFWFVTTMATIIAVFSIIDIISGFNKAHKSNTVIDQWMKNG; encoded by the coding sequence ATGAATTTGATTGAAATGTATATCAGTGAAGTGACACAAAGACTTCCCGAAAAAATAAGGGATGACATCGCGTTGGAGTTAAGGTCTACCATTGAAGATATGCTTCCAGATCAACACACAGACAAGGATGTTGAAGAGGTTTTAATGAAACTAGGAGATCCTGTCAAGCTTGCCAGCGAATACAATAATAAGCCTCGTTATCTAATAGGTCCTATGTTTTATGAAAGTTATATCAATGTCTTGATCGTAGCAACGATCATTTCTGTCGTAATCAGCAGCCTTATGTTGTTTGTAAACGGTATGATTACTTTTGAAGGTGACAAGTCTCTTTTTACTCTCATGGCTTTTATCGGTCAACTTTGTTTGAAGATGTTTTTATCTAGCTTGAATGTTTTATTCCAAGTCTTTTTCTGGGTAACCATTGTTTTTATCATCTTAGAACGAACAGAAGTTTCAAATGGAGATCTTTATAATTGGAAAAAGAAAGCATGGTCTCCATCCGATCTATATCAATTAAAAAAGGTAGTGACGAAAAGACAGATTCCAAAAGCGGAAGTTTTCTTTAGTCTGTTTTGGACAGCGCTATGGGCCATAATCCTATTCAACTCGTCCGAAATGATCGGTTGGTACGAACAAAGTGGAAAAGGATTAGAAGGACTCACACTCAAAGCACCTCTATTTAATGAAGAAGTTTTGTTCTCGTATGCTCCTTTTATAGTCCTGCTTATTCTCATTGAAGTGGGTCTGGCCATCTATAAATTCTTCATTGGAAGATGGACGAATCTACTTGCTTCATTGAACCTGATCTATCACTTTATTTCGGTAGGGTTACTTTGTTTTATGCTAACGGATGAAACCCTTTATAATAAGTCATTTATTGAAAAACTATATGAAACAGTCCCGAATGTTCCAGCATTTTGGTTTGTAACGACAATGGCAACAATCATAGCAGTTTTTTCTATAATCGATATCATTTCGGGTTTCAATAAAGCACATAAATCAAATACTGTAATCGATCAATGGATGAAAAATGGATAA
- a CDS encoding GNAT family N-acetyltransferase — MITLVKADSSKAKEIASFIANENCNTSKHCGYCGEEEQEILQSLNEDLSDVPFHESFALAYENDRLVGVIGFDADLENGNAEIWGPFIRHSEHLQMTQQLWDFLLQLLPHTIKMVHFFISTANTNFRELLINNDFVEQESKHTILRVNKESQITTTSVKNIKELPENDIDDFKNLHDSHFPSTYYNSQQIMERINEFHKVFVYKTEDKVVGYIYVEIQPQFGEGSIEFFAVDEKHRGKGIGVQLLMYAVTWMLSNPHMKHIDLCVNNENELAIHLYEKVGFVIQKELFHIKKQLSAETHARK; from the coding sequence GTGATCACACTAGTAAAAGCAGATTCTTCGAAAGCGAAAGAAATAGCATCATTCATAGCAAACGAAAACTGTAACACTTCTAAGCATTGCGGCTATTGTGGAGAAGAAGAACAAGAAATTCTTCAATCACTGAACGAAGACCTCTCAGATGTTCCTTTCCATGAATCCTTCGCATTGGCATATGAGAACGACCGTCTAGTGGGAGTGATCGGATTCGATGCAGACCTTGAAAACGGAAACGCCGAAATATGGGGTCCATTTATCCGACATAGTGAACACCTGCAAATGACCCAACAGCTTTGGGATTTTTTACTCCAGCTCTTACCTCATACGATCAAAATGGTTCATTTCTTTATCTCTACAGCAAATACAAATTTCAGAGAGCTTCTAATAAATAATGACTTTGTAGAGCAAGAAAGTAAACACACAATACTAAGGGTTAATAAGGAATCACAAATAACCACAACTTCAGTAAAGAACATAAAAGAACTGCCAGAAAATGATATAGATGATTTCAAAAATCTACATGATAGTCACTTTCCTTCAACGTATTACAATTCACAGCAGATCATGGAACGAATTAACGAGTTTCATAAAGTATTTGTATATAAAACTGAGGATAAAGTGGTTGGTTATATTTATGTAGAGATACAACCACAGTTTGGTGAAGGTTCTATTGAATTCTTCGCTGTAGATGAAAAGCATAGAGGAAAAGGAATCGGCGTACAGCTTCTAATGTATGCTGTCACATGGATGCTTAGCAACCCACATATGAAGCATATTGATCTGTGCGTCAACAATGAAAATGAGCTTGCAATCCATTTGTATGAAAAAGTTGGTTTTGTTATTCAAAAAGAACTATTCCATATAAAAAAGCAGCTTTCTGCAGAAACACACGCTAGAAAATAG
- a CDS encoding dicarboxylate/amino acid:cation symporter: protein MKNTWKAYRSPIILLLAIIAGSIIGSTMGKDAAVLKPFGDLFLNVMFMIVVPLVFFSISSSVASMAGTKRFGKIISSMMIVFLFTGTVAAIISMAGIKIFPPSEGVKIDLVKPETTGEEVSIGDQLVSTVTVPDFVDLLSRANMLALILFSVLLGLATSKVGEKAKPLANFLSAGSEVTLQMVKYVMYYAPIGLGAYFAALVGEFGPTLLGSYFKAVLFYYPFSILYFFGFFTLYAFMAHGKLGIRVFWKNMLSPSVTSLATCSSAASIPVNLEATKKMGVPDDISETTIPLGATLHKDGSVIGGVLKITFLFGIFGMDFSGINTYLLVGGVALLVGMVMGAIPQGGLIAEMLILSLFGFPPEALPIIAAISAIIDPPATLLNATGDNVASMMTARLVEGKNWLIKKTGSLTEQKGA from the coding sequence ATGAAAAATACTTGGAAAGCATATCGCTCACCGATTATATTGCTGCTCGCGATTATTGCCGGTAGCATCATCGGTTCGACGATGGGCAAGGACGCAGCAGTCCTTAAACCATTTGGCGATCTGTTTTTAAACGTTATGTTCATGATTGTTGTTCCACTCGTGTTCTTTTCGATTTCGTCGAGTGTAGCAAGCATGGCTGGAACAAAGCGTTTCGGTAAAATAATTAGCTCTATGATGATCGTCTTTTTATTCACTGGAACAGTTGCAGCAATTATCAGTATGGCAGGAATTAAAATCTTTCCGCCTTCAGAGGGTGTGAAGATCGATTTAGTGAAACCTGAAACTACGGGTGAAGAAGTATCAATTGGTGATCAGCTAGTAAGTACGGTTACAGTTCCTGATTTTGTGGATCTATTAAGTCGTGCCAACATGTTAGCACTTATTCTATTTTCTGTGTTGTTAGGCCTTGCAACATCTAAAGTGGGAGAAAAAGCAAAGCCGCTCGCGAACTTCCTCTCGGCGGGAAGTGAAGTTACTCTTCAAATGGTAAAATACGTGATGTATTATGCCCCGATTGGTTTAGGTGCATATTTTGCAGCACTTGTTGGTGAATTTGGCCCAACATTGTTAGGGTCGTATTTTAAAGCAGTCTTATTCTACTATCCTTTCTCTATTCTTTATTTCTTTGGATTCTTTACGCTATACGCGTTCATGGCACATGGAAAGCTGGGTATTCGTGTGTTTTGGAAGAACATGCTTTCACCATCTGTAACGAGTTTAGCAACATGCAGTTCTGCTGCAAGCATTCCAGTAAACTTAGAAGCTACTAAGAAAATGGGAGTGCCTGACGATATTAGTGAAACGACGATACCTCTTGGTGCAACACTGCATAAAGACGGATCGGTTATCGGTGGAGTATTAAAGATCACGTTCCTTTTTGGAATATTTGGTATGGATTTCTCAGGAATCAACACGTATCTTCTAGTTGGTGGAGTTGCTCTATTAGTTGGTATGGTAATGGGGGCGATACCTCAAGGTGGACTGATAGCGGAGATGCTTATTTTATCACTGTTCGGTTTTCCTCCTGAAGCACTGCCGATCATTGCTGCGATCTCTGCAATTATCGATCCGCCAGCTACATTGTTGAACGCAACAGGTGATAATGTCGCAAGTATGATGACCGCGCGTTTAGTTGAAGGTAAAAACTGGTTGATCAAGAAGACAGGTTCGTTAACAGAACAAAAAGGCGCTTAA
- a CDS encoding pentapeptide repeat-containing protein yields the protein MNSSLQADCARCFGLCCVALPYAISADFAVDKDGGTPCRNLQDDFRCGIHQHLRDKGFKGCTVYECFGAGQKVSRNTFSGMDWKTHPGLAKDMFDIFPIMQQLQEMLYYLTEAVNLNETKAIHQALEVAIDEIEKLTQRRASEIKQTNVSDIRMKINELLIRTSELVRAEFIHKKYQIKGKASDLIGAKLQKADLRGAKLRGALLIAADLKNADLRKCDLIGADLRDADLSGADLRGSIFLTQAQVNSAKGNADTKLPVSLNHPNHWLKVKAK from the coding sequence ATGAATTCTTCATTACAAGCTGACTGTGCTCGTTGTTTTGGTCTTTGCTGTGTGGCCCTCCCTTACGCAATTTCTGCAGACTTTGCTGTTGATAAAGACGGAGGCACTCCTTGTAGGAACTTGCAAGACGATTTTCGTTGTGGAATTCACCAGCATTTAAGAGATAAAGGATTTAAAGGTTGTACGGTATATGAATGTTTTGGCGCAGGGCAAAAAGTCTCACGGAATACTTTTTCAGGAATGGATTGGAAGACTCATCCAGGTCTAGCGAAGGATATGTTTGATATATTTCCGATCATGCAACAACTTCAAGAAATGTTGTATTACTTAACAGAGGCGGTGAACCTCAACGAAACAAAAGCTATTCATCAAGCATTAGAAGTGGCTATAGATGAGATAGAAAAACTAACACAACGCCGAGCTTCAGAAATCAAACAGACAAACGTATCAGACATCCGTATGAAGATTAATGAGTTGCTGATTCGTACTAGTGAATTAGTAAGAGCAGAATTTATACATAAAAAATATCAAATAAAAGGTAAAGCTAGTGATCTAATAGGTGCTAAACTTCAAAAAGCAGATTTGCGTGGTGCGAAATTACGGGGTGCTCTGCTCATTGCGGCAGACTTAAAAAACGCTGACTTAAGAAAATGTGATCTAATAGGTGCTGACTTACGTGATGCTGATTTAAGTGGTGCGGACTTAAGGGGAAGTATATTCTTAACGCAAGCTCAGGTGAATTCAGCAAAAGGAAATGCCGATACAAAGCTTCCTGTTAGTTTAAATCATCCTAATCACTGGCTAAAAGTAAAAGCAAAATAA